Proteins encoded in a region of the Mycolicibacterium duvalii genome:
- a CDS encoding urease subunit beta, whose translation MIPGEIVFGDGEVEINVGARRLELEVVNTGDRPVQVGSHVHVPQANSALNFDRSAAHGHRFDVPAGTAIRFEPGVAQRVRLVPLAGLREVHGLSLDPPGRLDEEAR comes from the coding sequence GTGATCCCAGGGGAGATCGTGTTCGGCGACGGCGAAGTCGAGATCAACGTCGGCGCCCGCCGGCTCGAGTTGGAGGTCGTCAACACCGGCGACCGGCCGGTCCAGGTCGGAAGCCACGTCCACGTGCCGCAGGCCAACAGCGCGTTGAACTTCGACCGCTCCGCCGCCCACGGCCACCGGTTCGACGTCCCCGCGGGCACCGCCATCAGGTTCGAACCCGGTGTGGCCCAACGCGTGCGCCTCGTCCCGCTGGCCGGTCTCCGCGAGGTGCACGGTCTGAGCCTGGACCCGCCCGGCCGACTGGACGAGGAGGCCCGGTGA
- a CDS encoding urease subunit gamma, whose protein sequence is MRLTPHEQERLLISYAAELARRRQARGLKLNHPEAVAVITDHILEGARDGRSVAELMVSGREVLGRDEVMEGIAEMLDDVQVEATFPDGTKLVTVHHPIP, encoded by the coding sequence ATGCGACTGACCCCGCATGAACAGGAACGGCTGTTGATCTCCTATGCAGCCGAACTGGCCCGCCGCCGTCAGGCCCGCGGGCTCAAACTCAATCATCCCGAGGCCGTTGCGGTGATCACCGATCACATCCTCGAGGGCGCCCGCGACGGGCGGTCCGTGGCCGAGCTGATGGTCAGCGGCCGAGAGGTGCTCGGCCGCGACGAGGTGATGGAGGGAATCGCCGAGATGCTCGACGACGTGCAGGTCGAGGCCACGTTTCCGGACGGGACCAAACTGGTGACCGTCCACCACCCGATTCCGTGA
- a CDS encoding PaaI family thioesterase has protein sequence MSTQRPEGLDGLGDGFDTELGLQYLEVTPEGGRAQLTIHDKLLQPWGIVHGGVYCSIVESLASVSGHVWLRENGGGTVVGVNNNTDFLRAISTGTVTATSTPIHRGRRQQLWLITITDDQDRIVARGQVRLQNIPDD, from the coding sequence GTGAGCACACAACGTCCGGAAGGTCTCGACGGTTTGGGCGACGGCTTCGACACCGAGCTCGGTCTGCAATACCTGGAGGTGACGCCCGAGGGCGGCCGCGCACAGCTGACGATCCACGACAAGCTGCTGCAACCCTGGGGGATCGTGCACGGCGGCGTGTACTGCTCGATCGTCGAGAGTCTTGCCAGCGTCTCGGGCCATGTGTGGTTGCGGGAGAACGGTGGCGGCACCGTGGTGGGCGTCAACAACAACACCGATTTTCTGCGGGCCATCTCCACCGGCACCGTGACGGCCACCTCGACGCCGATCCATCGCGGCCGGCGTCAGCAGCTGTGGCTGATCACCATCACCGACGACCAGGACCGCATCGTGGCGCGTGGGCAGGTCCGGCTGCAGAACATCCCCGACGACTGA
- a CDS encoding iron reductase: MTVVVDDPLIASMAISRPLPLHESSRRLRELYAACPRVYGVAVIGDLSRRRWWPLAELVTTDRLATMFDAGLAETDSPTAVAQQLAATLAHVVIGRVVPLLALEGRAWDNGLENLWAHIDSEGAIDWVGVQDPTVRALPDDPYFADRPVAAGLAAQEGIVALPSEAALTTWVAHRSHCALAPLFARLAEVSRGTLSVPAMWHLVGGTVVGAATQIPLLAGSSELVSMRRGQAVLDALVRFGLPVRGMKRTHSMKVLLN, translated from the coding sequence ATGACGGTCGTCGTCGACGATCCGCTCATCGCGAGCATGGCCATCAGCAGGCCGCTTCCCCTGCACGAATCGAGCCGGCGGCTGCGCGAGCTCTACGCCGCGTGCCCCCGGGTGTACGGCGTGGCGGTGATCGGCGACCTCTCCCGTCGGCGATGGTGGCCCCTGGCCGAACTCGTCACCACAGACCGGTTGGCCACGATGTTCGACGCCGGCCTGGCCGAGACCGACAGCCCGACCGCCGTCGCCCAGCAACTGGCCGCGACCCTCGCCCATGTGGTGATCGGACGGGTCGTCCCGCTGCTGGCGCTCGAGGGCCGGGCGTGGGACAACGGCCTGGAGAACCTGTGGGCGCATATCGACTCCGAGGGAGCCATCGACTGGGTGGGCGTCCAGGACCCGACGGTACGGGCGCTGCCCGACGACCCGTACTTCGCCGACCGCCCCGTGGCTGCCGGCCTGGCCGCCCAGGAGGGCATCGTCGCGCTGCCCAGCGAAGCTGCGTTGACCACCTGGGTCGCCCATCGCAGCCATTGCGCCCTGGCTCCGCTGTTCGCGCGGCTGGCCGAGGTCAGCCGCGGCACCCTGTCGGTCCCGGCGATGTGGCACCTCGTCGGCGGCACCGTGGTCGGCGCGGCCACCCAGATTCCGCTCCTGGCCGGCTCGAGCGAGCTGGTGAGCATGCGCCGCGGGCAGGCTGTGCTCGACGCGTTGGTGCGTTTCGGTCTCCCCGTCCGCGGCATGAAGAGGACCCACTCGATGAAGGTCTTGCTAAATTAG
- a CDS encoding BlaI/MecI/CopY family transcriptional regulator: MAKVTRLGELERSVMDHLWSTGEPQTVRQVHEALSARRDLAYTTVMTVLQRLAKKNLVVQHRDDRAHRYAPTHGRDELVAGLMVDALDQAADSGSREAALVHFVERVGADEAAALRRALAELEDKDPAAGPAGDSGTG; the protein is encoded by the coding sequence ATGGCCAAGGTGACTCGCCTCGGAGAGCTCGAGCGCTCCGTGATGGACCATCTCTGGTCCACCGGCGAACCGCAGACCGTCCGGCAAGTGCACGAGGCCCTGTCGGCCCGGCGCGATCTCGCCTACACCACCGTGATGACCGTCCTGCAACGGCTGGCCAAGAAGAATCTGGTCGTGCAGCACCGCGACGACCGCGCCCACCGCTACGCCCCGACGCACGGCCGCGACGAACTGGTCGCCGGGCTGATGGTCGACGCGCTCGACCAGGCCGCCGACTCGGGAAGCCGCGAAGCCGCGCTCGTGCATTTCGTCGAACGGGTCGGCGCCGACGAGGCGGCCGCGCTGCGCCGCGCCCTGGCCGAACTCGAGGACAAGGACCCGGCGGCCGGGCCCGCTGGCGATTCCGGTACCGGCTGA
- a CDS encoding M56 family metallopeptidase has translation MSAVAFTIIALLLSGPVPAVLARSRWPMRAPRAAIVLWQAIASAAVLSAFSAGIAIALRLFQPGPDGRPTATVTSSIATLGWPLWTVYVVVFALTLVIGARLILSILKVAVATRRRRAHHRMVVDLVGASQDSLPRLCQQPRPLANDGLRILDVAEPLAYCLPGVRSRVVVSEGAVKTLSDREMTAILAHEHAHLRARHDLVLEMFTAVRAAFPRWVRSTNALTAVRLLIELLADDAAVRTTGPRPLARALVTCASGHTPRGALAAGGPSTLVRVRRLGGEPNSRILAAAAYGAAAAVLFVPTVALAVPWLTELHRLFLA, from the coding sequence GTGTCCGCGGTGGCCTTCACGATCATCGCCCTGCTGCTGTCAGGGCCGGTGCCCGCGGTGCTCGCGCGATCGCGCTGGCCCATGCGCGCGCCGCGCGCGGCCATCGTGCTGTGGCAGGCCATCGCGTCCGCGGCGGTGCTGTCGGCGTTCTCCGCCGGGATAGCCATCGCGCTGCGCCTGTTCCAGCCCGGCCCGGACGGCCGCCCGACCGCGACGGTCACCAGTTCGATCGCCACCCTGGGGTGGCCGCTGTGGACCGTCTACGTCGTGGTCTTCGCCCTCACGCTGGTCATCGGCGCGCGGCTGATCCTCTCCATCCTCAAGGTCGCGGTCGCCACCCGGCGCCGACGCGCCCACCACCGGATGGTCGTCGACCTCGTCGGCGCGTCCCAGGACAGCCTCCCCCGACTGTGTCAGCAGCCGCGACCGCTGGCCAACGACGGCCTGCGCATCCTTGACGTCGCCGAACCGCTGGCCTACTGCCTGCCCGGCGTCCGCAGCCGCGTCGTGGTCAGCGAAGGTGCCGTCAAGACGTTGTCCGACCGCGAGATGACCGCGATCCTGGCGCACGAGCACGCGCATCTGCGGGCCCGGCACGATCTCGTGCTCGAGATGTTCACCGCGGTGCGCGCGGCCTTCCCCCGCTGGGTGCGCAGCACCAACGCGCTCACCGCGGTACGCCTGCTCATCGAACTTCTGGCCGATGACGCCGCGGTGCGCACCACCGGTCCCCGGCCGCTGGCCCGTGCTCTGGTGACGTGCGCGTCCGGTCACACGCCCCGCGGCGCGTTGGCCGCGGGCGGCCCTTCGACACTGGTGCGGGTGCGCCGACTCGGCGGTGAACCCAACAGCCGGATACTGGCCGCGGCTGCGTACGGCGCCGCGGCAGCGGTGCTCTTCGTGCCCACCGTCGCGCTGGCGGTGCCGTGGCTGACCGAGTTGCACCGGCTGTTCCTCGCGTGA
- the gndA gene encoding NADP-dependent phosphogluconate dehydrogenase → MTSPEATAATAQIGVTGLAVMGSNIARNFARHGYTVALHNRSVAKTDALIAEHGSEGSFVRTETIREFLDALEKPRRVLIMVKAGDATDAVIEELADAMEPGDIIIDGGNALYTDTIRREKAIRERGLHFVGAGISGGEEGALLGPSIMPGGPAESYESLGPLLEEISAHVDGVPCCTHIGPDGAGHFVKMVHNGIEYSDMQLIGEAYQLLRDALGKTAGEIADVFDEWNAGDLDSFLVEITAKVLRQTDARTGKPLVDVILDEAEQKGTGRWTVKSALDLGVPVTGIAEAVFARALSGSVAQRKATTGLASGDLGEKPDDAQQFVDDVRQALYASKIIAYAQGFNQIQAGSAEYGWNITPGDLATIWRGGCIIRAKFLNRIKDAFDEQPDLPTLIVAPYFRAAIETAIDGWRRVVVTATRLGIPIPGFASALSYYDALRTERLPAALTQGLRDYFGAHTYGRIDADPAERFHILWSGDRSEVQA, encoded by the coding sequence ATGACGTCGCCTGAGGCCACAGCTGCAACAGCGCAGATCGGTGTCACCGGTCTGGCGGTGATGGGCTCGAACATCGCGCGCAACTTCGCCCGGCACGGTTACACCGTGGCCCTGCACAACCGGTCGGTGGCCAAGACCGACGCCCTGATCGCCGAGCACGGGTCCGAGGGGTCGTTCGTGCGCACCGAGACCATTCGCGAGTTCCTCGATGCGCTCGAGAAGCCCCGCCGGGTGTTGATCATGGTCAAGGCCGGTGACGCCACCGACGCGGTGATCGAGGAACTGGCCGACGCGATGGAGCCCGGCGACATCATCATCGACGGCGGGAACGCGCTCTACACCGACACCATCCGCCGCGAAAAGGCGATCCGCGAGCGCGGCCTGCACTTCGTCGGCGCCGGGATCTCCGGCGGCGAGGAGGGAGCGCTGCTCGGTCCGTCGATCATGCCGGGCGGACCGGCCGAGTCCTACGAATCGCTCGGGCCGCTGCTCGAGGAGATCTCGGCCCACGTCGACGGGGTGCCCTGCTGTACCCACATCGGCCCCGACGGGGCGGGCCACTTCGTCAAGATGGTGCACAACGGCATCGAGTACTCCGACATGCAGCTCATCGGCGAGGCCTACCAATTGCTGCGGGACGCGCTGGGCAAGACCGCCGGGGAGATCGCCGACGTGTTCGACGAGTGGAACGCCGGCGATCTGGACAGCTTCCTGGTCGAGATCACCGCCAAGGTGCTGCGCCAGACCGACGCCCGGACCGGCAAGCCGCTCGTCGACGTCATCCTCGACGAGGCCGAACAGAAGGGCACCGGCCGGTGGACGGTGAAATCCGCGCTCGACCTCGGTGTCCCGGTGACCGGCATCGCGGAGGCGGTGTTCGCCCGCGCGCTGTCGGGCTCGGTGGCCCAACGCAAGGCCACCACCGGGCTGGCCTCTGGCGATCTCGGTGAGAAGCCAGACGACGCACAGCAATTCGTCGACGATGTGCGACAGGCGTTGTACGCGTCGAAGATCATCGCCTACGCGCAGGGGTTCAACCAGATCCAGGCCGGCAGCGCCGAGTACGGCTGGAACATCACCCCGGGCGACCTGGCCACCATCTGGCGCGGCGGGTGCATCATCCGGGCGAAGTTCCTCAACCGCATCAAGGACGCCTTCGACGAGCAGCCCGACCTGCCGACGCTGATCGTCGCGCCGTACTTCCGCGCGGCGATCGAAACAGCGATCGACGGCTGGCGCCGTGTGGTGGTGACCGCCACCCGGCTGGGCATTCCCATCCCCGGCTTCGCCTCGGCGCTGTCCTACTACGACGCGCTGCGCACCGAGCGATTGCCCGCCGCGCTGACCCAGGGGCTGCGGGATTATTTCGGGGCTCACACCTACGGGCGCATCGACGCCGACCCGGCCGAGCGGTTCCACATCCTGTGGAGCGGGGACCGCAGCGAGGTGCAAGCCTGA
- a CDS encoding GuaB1 family IMP dehydrogenase-related protein, which yields MTALSGRHWVAQPATRLGCVQFLDGQRPPYDLTYDDVFVMPGRSEVTSRFDVDLATVDGSGTTIPVVVANMTAVAGRRMAETVARRGGIVVLPQDVPTTAVKHTVDFVKSRDTVVDTPVTLSPDDSVSDAAALIHKRAHGAAVVLFENRPIGLVTEAACRGVDRFTRVRDVAIADLVTAPVGTDPRKVFDLLEHAPVDVAVLTEADGTLAGVLTRTGAVRAGIYSPAVDRHGRLRIAAAVGINGDVAAKARDLAEVGVDLLVIDTAHGHQAKMLDAVAAVRSLDLGLPLAAGNVVSAEGTRDLIDAGASIVKVGVGPGAMCTTRMMTGVGRPQFSAVVECSAVARELGAHVWADGGVRHPRDVALALAAGASNVMIGSWFAGTYESPGDLMHDRDNQPYKESYGMASKRAVAARTAGDSAFDRARKALFEEGISTSRMSLDPVRGGVEDLIDHITSGVRSTCTYVGAATLPELHEKAVLGVQSAAGFAEGHPLPTGW from the coding sequence ATGACGGCGCTCTCAGGGCGACATTGGGTAGCTCAGCCCGCCACTAGACTCGGCTGCGTGCAGTTTCTCGACGGGCAGCGGCCGCCGTACGACCTGACCTACGACGACGTCTTCGTCATGCCGGGCCGCTCCGAGGTCACGTCGCGCTTCGACGTCGACCTGGCCACGGTCGACGGATCGGGCACGACGATCCCCGTCGTCGTGGCCAACATGACCGCGGTGGCCGGCCGCCGGATGGCCGAGACGGTGGCCCGCCGGGGCGGCATCGTGGTGTTACCGCAGGACGTGCCCACCACGGCGGTCAAGCACACCGTCGACTTCGTGAAGAGCCGCGACACCGTGGTCGACACGCCGGTGACGTTGTCGCCCGACGACTCGGTGTCCGACGCTGCGGCCCTGATCCATAAACGCGCTCACGGCGCGGCGGTGGTGCTGTTCGAGAATCGGCCGATTGGGCTGGTCACCGAGGCGGCCTGCCGCGGGGTGGACCGGTTCACCCGGGTGCGCGACGTCGCCATCGCCGACCTGGTCACCGCGCCGGTCGGGACCGATCCGCGCAAGGTCTTCGACCTGCTCGAGCACGCGCCCGTCGACGTCGCGGTGCTCACCGAGGCCGACGGGACGCTGGCCGGGGTGCTCACCCGCACCGGCGCGGTCCGTGCGGGCATCTACTCCCCCGCGGTCGACCGCCACGGCCGCCTGCGCATCGCGGCCGCCGTCGGCATCAACGGCGACGTCGCCGCCAAGGCCCGCGACCTCGCCGAAGTGGGGGTCGACCTGCTGGTCATCGACACCGCACACGGCCACCAGGCCAAGATGCTCGATGCGGTCGCGGCCGTGCGTTCGCTGGATCTGGGGCTGCCGCTGGCCGCCGGCAACGTCGTCTCCGCCGAGGGCACCCGTGACCTGATCGACGCCGGTGCGTCGATCGTGAAGGTCGGCGTCGGTCCCGGCGCGATGTGCACCACCCGGATGATGACGGGTGTCGGTCGGCCGCAGTTCTCGGCGGTCGTCGAATGTTCCGCGGTGGCAAGGGAACTCGGTGCGCACGTATGGGCCGACGGCGGAGTGCGGCACCCCCGCGATGTGGCGCTGGCGTTGGCGGCGGGCGCGTCGAACGTGATGATCGGATCGTGGTTCGCCGGAACCTACGAATCCCCGGGTGACCTGATGCACGACCGGGACAACCAGCCGTACAAGGAGAGTTACGGGATGGCGTCCAAGCGGGCGGTGGCAGCGCGCACCGCCGGTGACAGTGCGTTCGACCGCGCCCGCAAAGCCCTGTTCGAGGAAGGGATCTCGACGTCGCGGATGAGTCTGGACCCGGTACGCGGCGGCGTCGAGGATCTGATCGACCACATCACCTCCGGGGTGCGCAGCACGTGCACCTACGTCGGTGCGGCCACCCTGCCCGAGTTGCACGAGAAGGCGGTGCTGGGTGTCCAGTCAGCGGCGGGTTTCGCCGAGGGGCACCCGCTGCCCACCGGCTGGTGA
- a CDS encoding ABC transporter ATP-binding protein, translating to MTEHAASVVAHGLRKAYADRDVLAGVDLEVPAGTITAVLGPSGCGKTTLLRILAGFEEPDAGTVQIGGQLVAGGASTVPVHRRRVGLMPQEGALFPHLSVGENIAFGISGSPREEVRRRVEHWLSVVGLQGRAGARPHQLSGGQQQRVALARALAAQPRVLLLDEPFAALDAGLRVRVREDIAAILRDTGTTALLVTHDQSEALSLADSVALLIDGTIAQHGTPTDLYDRPTTLTIARFVGATIEIPGTAENQRVHTALGPLRARLPLADGAALAVLRPEQLRLGHDPAAAPATVTASRFYGAETVLDARLSDGTPIALRCAGRPDLPAGAAITVEVVDDDGGGVLAYPSPAGGQRVPLGETRR from the coding sequence GTGACTGAGCATGCGGCCTCCGTCGTCGCCCACGGCCTCCGCAAGGCCTATGCGGACCGCGACGTCCTCGCCGGCGTCGACCTCGAGGTGCCGGCGGGCACGATCACCGCGGTGCTGGGACCGTCGGGGTGCGGCAAGACCACGCTGCTGCGCATTCTGGCCGGATTCGAGGAGCCGGATGCCGGAACCGTGCAGATCGGGGGGCAGCTGGTCGCCGGCGGCGCCTCCACCGTGCCGGTGCATCGGCGCCGGGTCGGGCTGATGCCGCAGGAGGGTGCGCTGTTTCCGCACCTGAGCGTGGGCGAGAACATCGCCTTCGGCATCTCCGGGTCGCCCCGCGAGGAGGTTCGGCGTCGCGTCGAGCACTGGCTGAGCGTGGTGGGACTGCAGGGTCGTGCCGGTGCACGTCCGCACCAGCTCTCCGGTGGACAGCAGCAGCGCGTCGCGCTGGCGCGTGCGTTGGCGGCGCAGCCGCGCGTGCTGCTGCTCGACGAGCCGTTCGCCGCGCTCGATGCCGGGCTGCGGGTGCGGGTGCGGGAGGACATCGCCGCGATCCTGCGCGACACCGGCACCACCGCGTTGCTGGTCACCCACGACCAGTCCGAGGCGCTGTCGCTGGCCGACTCGGTGGCGCTGCTGATCGACGGCACCATCGCTCAGCACGGCACGCCGACCGACCTGTACGACCGCCCCACCACGCTGACCATTGCGCGCTTCGTCGGGGCCACCATCGAGATTCCGGGCACGGCCGAGAACCAGCGGGTGCACACTGCGTTGGGTCCGTTACGGGCTCGGCTGCCACTGGCCGACGGTGCCGCGCTGGCGGTGCTGCGACCCGAACAGCTGCGGCTGGGCCACGACCCGGCCGCGGCCCCGGCCACCGTCACCGCGTCGCGGTTCTACGGGGCCGAAACCGTGCTGGACGCACGGCTTTCCGACGGCACTCCGATCGCGTTGCGCTGTGCCGGACGGCCCGATCTGCCGGCCGGCGCGGCGATCACCGTCGAGGTGGTCGACGACGACGGGGGCGGGGTGCTGGCCTACCCGTCACCAGCCGGTGGGCAGCGGGTGCCCCTCGGCGAAACCCGCCGCTGA
- a CDS encoding ABC transporter permease → MSVTSGRRPPVLLVLAASAVAAATLIPLVYLGERAMQRGWSFVLEELAQPRTAALVGRSLLLVAVVTAGCVVLGVALAVLVTRTDIRARRMLAVTLTLPLAMPSYLLAYLWVSAFPTVAGFWGSALVLTLVSYPLVLLTTMAALARVDPAQEEVARSLGLGGWSVLFRVTLRQSRAAIAAGALLVALYVLSDFGAVAAMRFEAFTWVIYGAYRSGFNPSRAAVLSLVLLIFAIALVVAEHRARGRASASRVGGGAPRPAPLNHLGRWRALALTLPAVVLGAAVVVPTVALADWLMAAGPRWDSAQWFDALGSTIWLSVAAALTSSLAALPLGVLAARHRDRTTRTLEGVSYIAHGLPAIVIAISMVSLGVVLLRPIYQREPLLILAYTVLFVPLAIGSVRAAIEAAPIRLEEVARALGRTPVRAFSTVTARVAAPGIAAGAAMVLLTCMKELPVTLLLHPTGTDTLATRLWGYSSVSDYAAAAPYAVALLVFAAVPTAVLGFWSTNAGGVRSD, encoded by the coding sequence GTGTCGGTCACCTCGGGCCGTCGCCCACCGGTGCTGTTGGTGCTGGCGGCGTCGGCCGTCGCCGCGGCGACGCTGATCCCGCTGGTCTACCTCGGCGAGCGGGCCATGCAGCGCGGCTGGTCATTCGTCCTCGAGGAATTGGCCCAGCCCCGCACCGCCGCGCTGGTCGGCCGCTCGTTGTTGCTGGTCGCGGTGGTGACCGCCGGCTGCGTGGTGCTCGGGGTCGCGCTGGCAGTGCTGGTGACGCGCACCGACATCCGGGCGCGCCGGATGTTGGCGGTGACGCTGACGCTGCCTTTGGCCATGCCCAGCTACCTGCTGGCCTACCTGTGGGTGTCGGCCTTCCCGACGGTGGCCGGGTTCTGGGGATCGGCGCTGGTGTTGACGCTGGTCAGTTACCCGCTGGTGCTGCTGACGACCATGGCGGCGTTGGCCCGCGTCGACCCCGCCCAGGAGGAGGTGGCACGCTCGCTGGGCCTCGGTGGCTGGTCGGTGCTGTTCCGGGTGACGTTGCGCCAGTCCCGGGCCGCGATCGCCGCCGGCGCCCTGCTGGTCGCGCTGTATGTGCTCAGCGACTTCGGCGCGGTGGCGGCGATGCGTTTCGAGGCGTTCACGTGGGTGATCTACGGCGCCTACCGGTCCGGGTTCAATCCGTCGCGCGCCGCAGTGCTGTCCCTGGTGCTGTTGATCTTCGCCATCGCGCTGGTGGTGGCCGAACACCGGGCGCGCGGACGCGCGTCGGCCTCGCGGGTCGGCGGCGGCGCGCCCCGGCCGGCCCCGCTGAACCATCTGGGCAGGTGGCGTGCACTCGCGCTGACGCTGCCGGCGGTGGTACTCGGCGCTGCGGTGGTGGTGCCCACGGTCGCGCTGGCCGACTGGCTGATGGCCGCGGGTCCGCGCTGGGACAGCGCGCAGTGGTTCGACGCGCTCGGTTCGACCATCTGGTTGTCGGTGGCCGCGGCTCTCACCTCCTCGCTCGCGGCGCTGCCGTTGGGGGTGCTCGCGGCCCGGCACCGGGATCGCACCACCCGCACCCTGGAAGGTGTCAGCTACATCGCCCACGGGCTGCCGGCCATCGTCATCGCGATCTCGATGGTGTCCCTCGGGGTGGTGCTGCTGCGGCCGATCTACCAGCGGGAGCCACTGCTGATCCTGGCGTACACCGTGTTGTTCGTGCCGCTGGCCATCGGGTCGGTGCGCGCGGCCATCGAAGCCGCGCCGATCCGGCTCGAGGAGGTGGCGCGCGCCCTCGGCCGCACCCCGGTCCGGGCGTTCAGTACGGTGACCGCGCGGGTGGCTGCGCCCGGCATCGCGGCGGGCGCCGCGATGGTGTTGTTGACCTGCATGAAGGAACTTCCGGTGACGCTGCTGCTGCATCCGACCGGCACCGACACGCTGGCCACCAGGCTGTGGGGTTACAGCTCAGTCAGCGACTACGCCGCCGCAGCGCCCTACGCGGTGGCGCTGCTGGTGTTCGCTGCGGTTCCGACCGCCGTGCTCGGATTCTGGAGCACCAACGCCGGCGGGGTGCGCAGTGACTGA
- a CDS encoding iron ABC transporter substrate-binding protein yields MTRSISRWSGALATVLAMLAFTACGSQSEDQEGNRIVLYSGRSEELVAPLLEQFTADTGIEVEARYAGSGEMAAQLLTEGDRSPADVFLSQDAGALGAVSKAGLLAPLDPQTVQAVDAQFAASDGTWVGVSGRARVIVYNPTLAPDPPDTIDGLLAPEWKGKIGFAPSNASWQAFVTGLRVLRGDDGAEQWLRAFKAQDPQSFENNVAVRDAVDSGQVALGLVNHYYLYELIAAKGADEVTAQNKFMAPGDPGGLVNVAGVGVLKAAPNPEGAQRFAAYLVEESAQRYFAEETSEYPLAAGVEPSAQMPPLSTLQPPAVDLSELDDIEATQELLVNTGLLTN; encoded by the coding sequence ATGACGAGATCGATCTCCCGGTGGTCCGGCGCGCTCGCCACGGTGCTGGCCATGCTGGCGTTCACCGCCTGCGGCTCCCAGTCCGAGGACCAGGAGGGCAACAGGATCGTCTTGTATTCGGGTCGGAGCGAGGAGTTGGTCGCGCCGCTGCTCGAGCAGTTCACCGCCGACACCGGCATCGAGGTGGAGGCCCGGTACGCAGGCTCCGGGGAGATGGCCGCCCAGCTGCTCACCGAAGGTGACAGGTCGCCGGCCGACGTGTTCCTGTCCCAGGACGCCGGAGCGCTGGGCGCGGTGTCGAAGGCGGGCCTGCTGGCCCCGCTCGATCCGCAGACCGTACAAGCGGTCGACGCTCAGTTCGCCGCCAGCGACGGCACCTGGGTCGGCGTCTCGGGCCGGGCCCGGGTGATCGTGTACAACCCGACGCTGGCGCCGGATCCGCCCGACACGATCGACGGGCTGCTGGCGCCGGAGTGGAAGGGCAAGATCGGCTTCGCACCCAGCAACGCGTCGTGGCAGGCGTTCGTCACCGGCCTGCGGGTGCTGCGCGGCGACGACGGTGCCGAGCAGTGGCTGCGCGCCTTCAAGGCGCAGGACCCGCAGTCGTTCGAGAACAACGTGGCCGTCCGCGACGCCGTCGACTCGGGTCAGGTGGCACTCGGGCTGGTCAACCACTACTACCTGTACGAACTGATCGCGGCCAAAGGCGCCGACGAGGTGACCGCACAGAACAAGTTCATGGCGCCGGGGGACCCGGGCGGGCTGGTCAACGTCGCCGGCGTCGGCGTGCTCAAGGCGGCACCGAATCCCGAAGGCGCACAACGGTTCGCGGCCTACCTGGTGGAGGAGTCGGCGCAGCGGTACTTCGCGGAGGAGACGTCGGAGTACCCGCTGGCCGCCGGGGTGGAGCCGTCGGCGCAGATGCCGCCGCTGAGCACGCTGCAACCGCCGGCGGTCGACCTGTCCGAACTCGACGACATCGAGGCGACGCAGGAGCTGCTGGTCAACACCGGCCTGCTGACCAACTGA